TGGCGGTGATCATCGTGCTGCCTTCTTCCAGCGCAGCGGCGGTCGCGACGCCGCTGCGCGTCGAGCAGCCGGGCAATGCTCCCGCCGGCCGGCCGAAGAACGGCACCCGCAAAGAGAAAGGAAAGAATTCGTGAGCTTCGGCGGAGCCGCCCGGATGGCCGTAGCCTTGGCGGATGCGCGCAGCGGACATGGCCGAGGAATTCCCGGTCGTCGACGTCGACTCGAACGCGCTGGCGGCCGCGCGGCTGCTGGCCGAGCACCGGCTGCCCGGCCTGGTGGTGACCGACGCGTCCGGATGCCCGCAGTCGGTGCTGCCCGCCTCGGACGTGGTGCAGTTCCTCGTTCCGTCGTACGTGCGCGACGATCCGTCCCTGGCCGGGGTGCTCAGCGAGTCGATGGCCGACCGGGCGGCGGACAAGCTGGGCGGGCGGACGGTGCGCGAACTGCTGCCCGCCGAACCGGCCGAGCTGCCGCGAGTGGACGCCGACGACACCACCGTCGAGGTCGCCGCGACGATGGCCCGGCTGCGCTGCCCGCTGGTCGCGGTCATGCGGGACCGGACTTTGCTCGGCGTGGTGTCCGCGTCGCGGCTGTTGGAGCTGGCGCTGACGCCCCGCTGACCGGGGCGGGCCCGCGATGAGCACCGTGATCGCGGCCGTCGTGTTCGTGGTCGCGTACGTCCTGATCGCGTCCGAGAAGGTCCCGAAGATGACCGCCGCGCTGGCCGGGGCGGGTTTGGTGCTCGCGACCGGGGTGAGCGGTTCGGCCGACGCGTTCTTCTCCGAGGACACCGGCGTCGACTGGAACGTGCTGTTCCTGCTGCTCGGTATGATGATCATCGTCGGGATCCTGCGCCGCACCGGGGTGTTCGAGTTCGTCGCGGTCTGGGCGGCCAAGCGCGCGAAGGGCTCGCCGCTGCGGATCCTGATCCTGCTGGTGCTGATCACCGCGGTCGCGTCGGCGTTCCTGGACAACGTGACCACGGTGCTGCTCATCGTCCCGGTGACGCTGCTGGTGTGCGACCGGCTCGAGATCAGCCCGGCGCCGTTTCTCATCTCCGAGGTGCTGGCGTCCAACATCGGCGGCACCGCGACGCTGATCGGCGACCCGCCGAACATCATCATCGGCAGCCGCGCGGGGCTGGCGTTCAACGACTTCCTGATCAACCTCGCGCCGATCGTCGCAGTGGAACTCGTCGTGCTGGCGCTGGTGCTGCCGTGGCTGTTTCGGGGTTCGTTCGCGGTGGATCCGCAGCGGGTCGCCGACGTCATGGCGCTCAACGAG
This sequence is a window from Amycolatopsis benzoatilytica AK 16/65. Protein-coding genes within it:
- a CDS encoding ArsB/NhaD family transporter encodes the protein MSTVIAAVVFVVAYVLIASEKVPKMTAALAGAGLVLATGVSGSADAFFSEDTGVDWNVLFLLLGMMIIVGILRRTGVFEFVAVWAAKRAKGSPLRILILLVLITAVASAFLDNVTTVLLIVPVTLLVCDRLEISPAPFLISEVLASNIGGTATLIGDPPNIIIGSRAGLAFNDFLINLAPIVAVELVVLALVLPWLFRGSFAVDPQRVADVMALNEREAIRDRKLLLKSGLVLLLVLAGFVLHSVVHLDPSVVALLGAGLLVLLSGTPPNHYLAGVEWETLLFFAGLFIMIGALVKTGVIDRLARLAAEATGGNALLAVFLILGVSALLSGVIDNIPYVATMSPLVLALTHDIPDPAHSEALWWSLALGADFGGNMTAVGASANVVVLGIAARAGSPISFWEFTKKGAVVTLVSVLVAAPYLWLRYFVF
- a CDS encoding CBS domain-containing protein, yielding MRAADMAEEFPVVDVDSNALAAARLLAEHRLPGLVVTDASGCPQSVLPASDVVQFLVPSYVRDDPSLAGVLSESMADRAADKLGGRTVRELLPAEPAELPRVDADDTTVEVAATMARLRCPLVAVMRDRTLLGVVSASRLLELALTPR